One Candidatus Poribacteria bacterium genomic region harbors:
- a CDS encoding Gfo/Idh/MocA family oxidoreductase, whose translation MCQRDGSSSEGITMKVAFIGVGGIAGSYLNSLAKLDDVHVAAVCDVNRERAESVAAKYHSRVYLDHKSMVDDEELDALFIAIPPFAHMDQETYAAARGIPLFVAKPVGLCLATTRVALSAIRQHGVLTSVGYMWRHSDLTDRAFELIDGRPIGMVIGNVHVNTPGTAWWRVLGESGGQIVEQSTHIYDLARYFCGEVTEVHGWGGSRLNPAIDFEDVTTVNLRFANGTVGNVTSTSLVRTGRYTLELLGADWHLILEYAANRMRGHIGGETVEFQAAESGYYIQVERFIRAVRENKPEMIRSDFADGVRSLALTLAANESMQTGDAIQVPHID comes from the coding sequence ATGTGTCAACGTGACGGATCGTCGTCGGAAGGGATCACGATGAAAGTAGCTTTTATCGGTGTTGGCGGCATCGCCGGAAGCTATCTGAACAGCCTGGCGAAGTTGGACGATGTCCACGTCGCGGCAGTGTGCGACGTGAACCGTGAACGCGCCGAGAGCGTGGCGGCGAAGTACCACTCGCGCGTCTATCTGGATCACAAGTCGATGGTCGACGACGAGGAGCTCGACGCGCTCTTCATCGCCATACCGCCGTTCGCACACATGGATCAGGAGACGTACGCAGCCGCGCGAGGCATCCCGCTGTTCGTGGCGAAGCCGGTGGGCTTGTGCCTCGCCACGACGCGAGTCGCGTTGTCGGCGATCCGCCAGCACGGCGTTCTGACCAGCGTCGGGTACATGTGGCGGCACTCGGACTTGACCGACCGAGCCTTCGAGCTGATCGACGGCAGACCCATCGGCATGGTCATCGGCAACGTCCACGTGAACACGCCCGGAACGGCGTGGTGGCGGGTGCTGGGTGAGTCCGGGGGACAGATCGTCGAGCAGTCGACACACATCTACGACCTGGCGCGCTACTTCTGCGGCGAAGTCACCGAGGTCCACGGATGGGGCGGCAGCCGGCTCAATCCAGCCATCGACTTCGAGGACGTGACAACGGTCAATCTCCGCTTCGCCAACGGCACGGTGGGCAACGTCACGTCCACGTCGCTGGTGCGCACGGGTCGCTACACGCTGGAGCTCCTCGGAGCCGACTGGCACCTGATCTTGGAGTACGCCGCCAACCGAATGCGCGGACACATCGGCGGCGAGACCGTCGAGTTCCAGGCAGCCGAGAGCGGCTACTACATCCAGGTCGAGCGCTTCATCCGCGCCGTGAGAGAGAACAAGCCGGAGATGATCCGGTCGGACTTCGCGGACGGCGTTCGCAGCCTCGCGCTGACGCTCGCAGCCAACGAGTCGATGCAGACCGGCGACGCCATCCAGGTTCCACACATCGATTAG
- a CDS encoding LamG domain-containing protein, producing MARRRRPIRTLVAALALVAIGLPLWAAIDDSVVLYLPLDDAKGNTTSDLSNAKNPAELVNNPSLVDGKIGKAMSFEGGKSTHVKVPITDALQLNEKFSVAFWVKRAENQISDWNYMVAGGTLKWAVIYNRNQNVYVWSTSGGGWAQKAVTTKPLTTTWTHVAVTHDTSKGVSIYFDAALAGEGGKPPKVDATDGAIMVGARNPGQEFFTGIIDDVFLFNRVISLDEIKTIQAGTYLAVESVGKATVRWAELKRH from the coding sequence ATGGCTCGTCGGCGACGCCCGATACGCACTCTCGTGGCTGCACTCGCCTTGGTCGCCATCGGGCTGCCCCTGTGGGCAGCCATCGACGACTCCGTCGTGCTCTACCTGCCCTTGGACGATGCCAAGGGGAACACGACGTCCGATCTGTCCAACGCGAAGAACCCCGCAGAGCTCGTCAACAACCCATCGTTGGTCGACGGCAAGATCGGCAAAGCGATGTCGTTCGAGGGTGGGAAGTCGACCCACGTCAAGGTGCCCATCACCGACGCGCTCCAGCTCAACGAGAAGTTCTCTGTCGCTTTCTGGGTGAAGCGAGCCGAGAACCAGATCAGCGACTGGAACTACATGGTCGCCGGCGGCACGCTGAAATGGGCGGTCATCTACAATCGGAACCAGAATGTCTACGTGTGGTCTACGTCGGGCGGCGGATGGGCTCAGAAAGCCGTCACGACGAAGCCGTTGACCACGACCTGGACGCACGTTGCCGTGACCCACGATACGTCGAAGGGCGTCAGCATCTACTTCGACGCGGCGTTGGCTGGCGAGGGCGGCAAGCCGCCCAAGGTGGACGCGACAGACGGCGCCATCATGGTCGGGGCCCGCAACCCGGGGCAGGAGTTCTTCACCGGCATCATCGATGACGTTTTCCTATTTAACCGAGTCATCAGCCTCGACGAGATCAAGACGATCCAAGCAGGGACGTACCTCGCCGTCGAGTCCGTCGGCAAGGCGACGGTGCGATGGGCAGAGCTGAAGCGGCACTAG
- a CDS encoding tetratricopeptide repeat protein, whose amino-acid sequence MGRAEAALAPDAHRRMGRWIRASFCFCALLLAVADAGATPTQYQQQRAELESEVALSTGSYGARLRLGVLHRQAGFPQRAIAPLLAALELDATSSAARTELAAAYAEVGDYAAASRELTHVLDSDPLNVQALIQLGVVRSEQRQYAEAEKAYRRAVAADPLAFAPHLDLGILTLRQGKLAESATAFARAAEIDSSSADAWTGLGDVRLRQNDLDGASRAYESAVRTEPAAALALYGQGRVAMRRSRFGDALAAFSRAASVQPDYADAVYGMSQALRRLGRESDAEEASTRFERLRVTEALLLRADEHARLNPDDARSQASLGAVHMTRGRYDLASRAFLAAIELRADDGGLWHNLGLAYTKLMEPGQAVTAYRRAVELSPELASARNNLALLLAEQESSLDEALRHATAATNMEPANANYWDTLATVHWARHDANAARAAAKRGLSLNPDDETLRLRFEELMRTTSGPSRRKEP is encoded by the coding sequence ATGGGCAGAGCTGAAGCGGCACTAGCTCCTGACGCGCATCGGCGCATGGGGCGTTGGATCCGAGCGTCGTTCTGCTTCTGTGCCCTGCTACTAGCGGTCGCGGACGCCGGGGCTACGCCCACTCAGTATCAGCAGCAGCGCGCTGAGTTGGAGTCGGAAGTCGCTCTCTCGACCGGGTCATACGGGGCGCGTCTTCGATTGGGCGTGCTCCATCGCCAGGCGGGGTTCCCGCAACGAGCGATTGCCCCCCTGCTTGCCGCGCTCGAGCTCGATGCGACGAGCTCTGCCGCGCGGACCGAGCTCGCTGCCGCTTACGCCGAAGTGGGCGACTACGCTGCGGCGTCAAGAGAGCTCACACACGTCCTCGATTCGGATCCGCTCAATGTCCAAGCGCTGATCCAGCTCGGGGTCGTCCGCAGCGAGCAGAGGCAGTACGCAGAAGCCGAGAAAGCGTATCGGCGCGCGGTCGCAGCCGATCCTCTCGCGTTCGCTCCGCATCTGGACCTGGGAATCCTGACGCTCCGACAAGGAAAGCTCGCGGAGTCGGCGACTGCGTTTGCGCGAGCTGCCGAGATCGACTCATCGTCCGCGGATGCCTGGACCGGCTTGGGCGACGTGAGATTGAGGCAGAACGATCTGGACGGGGCTTCGCGTGCTTACGAGTCCGCCGTTCGGACGGAACCGGCGGCGGCGCTGGCTCTCTACGGTCAGGGGCGCGTCGCGATGAGGCGCTCGCGGTTCGGGGATGCGCTGGCGGCTTTTTCGCGTGCGGCGTCGGTTCAGCCCGACTATGCCGACGCTGTGTACGGCATGTCGCAGGCGTTGCGTCGGCTCGGTCGAGAGTCCGACGCCGAGGAGGCGTCCACACGCTTCGAGCGCCTGCGAGTCACCGAAGCGCTGTTGCTGCGGGCGGATGAGCACGCGCGGCTGAACCCCGACGATGCGCGCAGTCAGGCGAGCCTCGGAGCGGTTCACATGACGCGCGGCAGGTACGACCTGGCTTCCCGCGCGTTCCTTGCCGCGATCGAGCTCCGCGCTGACGATGGCGGTCTGTGGCACAACCTCGGGCTCGCCTACACGAAGCTCATGGAGCCGGGTCAGGCGGTCACGGCATACCGGCGCGCCGTCGAGTTGTCCCCTGAGCTGGCGTCGGCGCGCAACAACCTGGCGCTGTTGCTCGCCGAACAGGAGTCCTCGCTGGACGAGGCGCTGAGGCATGCGACGGCGGCGACGAACATGGAACCAGCGAACGCGAACTACTGGGACACGCTCGCCACCGTGCACTGGGCGCGCCACGACGCGAACGCGGCACGTGCGGCGGCGAAGCGCGGGCTTTCGCTGAATCCCGACGATGAGACGCTACGGCTGCGGTTCGAGGAACTGATGCGGACGACGTCTGGGCCCAGCCGACGAAAGGAACCATGA
- a CDS encoding isochorismatase family protein, with the protein MSSTQPLLRAALRGSLRLNLRTRHQVFKGADEWTASTVIHDFPVAETALLLCDVWNEHWCRGATERVDAMVPRMNQVVSFARGHGVQVIHAPSDTLDFYAESEPRERVRLAPPCDPPVDLPITDPPLPIDDSDGGCDTGEPPWRKAWSRQHPGIEIAQSDGISDNGREVYSLLRQLGIGNLIIMGVHTNMCVLGRSFGIRQMTRWGIRCVLVRDLTDAMYNPKMRPFVSHDAGTQLVIEHIEKYWCPSVLSDDLLAVHSE; encoded by the coding sequence ATGAGCTCGACACAACCGCTGCTTCGCGCGGCGCTTCGCGGGTCTCTCAGGCTGAACCTGCGCACGCGGCACCAAGTCTTCAAAGGAGCCGACGAGTGGACGGCGTCGACCGTCATCCACGACTTCCCGGTCGCCGAGACAGCGTTGCTGCTCTGCGATGTGTGGAATGAACACTGGTGTCGCGGCGCGACCGAGCGCGTCGACGCGATGGTTCCCAGAATGAACCAGGTGGTTTCGTTCGCGCGGGGCCACGGCGTTCAGGTCATCCACGCCCCGTCGGACACGCTCGACTTCTACGCCGAGAGCGAGCCGCGAGAGCGGGTGCGGCTCGCGCCGCCCTGCGATCCTCCAGTTGATCTGCCCATCACGGATCCGCCGTTGCCCATCGACGACTCCGACGGCGGATGCGACACGGGTGAACCGCCCTGGCGGAAGGCGTGGTCCCGTCAACACCCAGGGATCGAGATCGCCCAGAGCGACGGCATCTCGGACAATGGGCGGGAGGTCTACAGTCTGCTGCGTCAGCTCGGGATCGGGAACCTGATCATCATGGGCGTGCACACGAACATGTGCGTGCTCGGGCGGTCGTTCGGGATCCGTCAGATGACGCGGTGGGGGATTCGCTGCGTGCTCGTCCGCGACCTGACCGACGCCATGTACAACCCGAAGATGCGTCCGTTCGTCTCCCACGACGCCGGGACGCAGCTCGTCATCGAGCACATCGAGAAGTACTGGTGTCCGTCGGTCTTGAGCGACGACCTGCTAGCCGTACACTCGGAGTAG